A part of Capsicum annuum cultivar UCD-10X-F1 chromosome 6, UCD10Xv1.1, whole genome shotgun sequence genomic DNA contains:
- the LOC124899373 gene encoding ATP synthase epsilon chain, chloroplastic — translation MTLNLSVLTPNQIVWDSKVEEIVLSTNSGQIGILPNHAPIATAVDIGILRIRLNNQWLTMALMGGFARIGNNEITVLVNDAEKGSDIDPQEDQKTLEIVEDNMKKAEGRRQKIEANLALRRARTRVEAINPIS, via the coding sequence ATGACCTTAAATCTTAGTGTACTGACTCCTAATCAAATTGTTTGGGATTCAAAAGTGGAAGAAATTGTGTTATCTACTAATAGTGGTCAAATTGGCATATTACCAAATCACGCCCCTATTGCCACAGCTGTAGATATAGGGATTTTGCGAATACGCCTTAACAACCAATGGTTAACGATGGCTCTGATGGGTGGTTTTGCTAGAATAGGCAATAATGAGATCACTGTTTTAGTAAATGATGCGGAGAAGGGTAGTGATATTGATCCACAAGAAGATCAGAAAACTCTTGAAATAGTGGAAGATAATATGAAAAAGGCTGAAGGAAGGAGACAAAAAATTGAGGCAAATCTAGCTCTCCGACGAGCTAGAACACGGGTGGAGGCTATCAATCCGATTTCATAA